A stretch of DNA from Schizosaccharomyces osmophilus chromosome 2, complete sequence:
CCACCCGAAGAAACAATGGGAGCGCCAGAAAACAAACCGGAAAAGAAACGAGTGCACATAATGGCGGCCACACTATCAGCACTAGCAGTACCTGTCGTGAGGATTATGGAGATgaaaaaaggcaaaaagaCACCCATTTTTCTGCCATTCATTTCTGAGAAAGGTGCAAAAATCATAGGGCCAAAAGCAATTCCCAAGACATAGAGCGACGTAGCTAGTGTCGCCACTTCTTCACCGATGTGGTATACGTTTGCCAGATGTTCAGCAGTAGGGGACATTGTCGTACTGTTGAACTGTGCAGCAAACGTTGTCAGTCCGTACAAAGCTGTGTGGACGATTTTCTTCACAGTAGACCAGTTCATGGGTCGTTGAGGGTCATTCTTGTCAATGTCgaccaaaaaaataacatcaGGGTATGATTTTGGATACTGTAACTCCTCTCCCATTATACTACTTGTCTCTTTTTCGAGAATCGTTAAGCCTTCAGGGAATTGTTCTTGATGTCCCTCCATTTTCGACAATACAAAAGCGGGCTTATGTCAttatgtttattatttatcaGTTTTTAATTGATAATTATGGgaaccttttttcttttctaccCACTATCCTCCACTTCTACTCAATAGCTTACTTTTACTTTGACTTAGCTTGCCCTGGGTAAATTGGAGAAGAATACTGTTGTACTTTAAATATAAACTTTGAAACTACGAAATGTCAAAGACGAGATTATTTATAGTGTTATAATACGATAGATTTCTTTATTACAGATTATAAACAACAGTGTCACAGGCGAAGTCTCGTTGTTAAGAGAATAAGTTTTCAGTGGAAACAAATatacaaataaacaagaataATACTAACATTGTTAGCTTTTTACtactagaaaagaatagtAATAgttccagggatctgagTCACTAAGCAAGTTGTataaacaatttatttagctagatcagtcaaatcttccaatctgaagattgGATTTTTCAACTAGAGGTATATAAATACCCTGATAGGATTACTAAGTTCCTTAATAACCTTAGTTCTAGATTTTTTAGATTTTCAATCGcagaaatgaatttttacttttgtaacaacattttttgataatacaataTGATTGTTGTATCAAAATAcagtaatatcgtataccgGTTATGACAATTATGTCTTTACGCGCATCTATGAGCATATTATTATATATCAGTAATGCTGATAGTATACAATTGCTAGTAGTATCGTATTATCAAAAAGCTTATATCATCTATGTAAAGAGCTGCATGTTCTAATGGGGTGCATGTATCATTGTGCAATCACTATTATATTTGAATTGtacaatttctttctcgACAGCTATAGTGAGGCATAAATCAGAAATGAATTTGGATTCGGCTACAGAGCTAAATAATTGGAGTTTTTCGACTACGCAAGAGGTATTGGCAGAGTATTCTTCTCCTAAAGAAGTATACGAGTGTACACCCTGCATAGAGAGCGGGAACGGTTATGTGCATGGAAATCTCGACACCTTTTGTCATCATATAAGGCATTATCACGGAAGAAAAGAGCTTGAAAGAATGCGAACGGCGTGTACTGCTGCAGTCATTATCacgaaaaaaggaatcattCAGAGGAATCGtctatttttcaaagtaaacTGTGCTCCGGTTGCTGGAGAAGACGGATAGAAAGTTTTTTCGGCGATTGTCGATTCGTCCACATCTTGCTCGATGAATTTACAGTTGTCGTCTAGTTGCCGCGTCAGAGTTTAGACGGTTggtagaagaaaaattggtCGACGTGTCTTCCATTCCAGATTTTCACAAATCAGATTCAATTGCATATTCCCAAGTTTTTCGATATATTACGCCAGGGAGTAGTAATTTGTTTGATTATTTAAGTGAAACCAACCGAATGCTTCATTTgctgaaaagaagagaaggatATGCTCATTCGCTTATTGGCTTGAGCCCAACTTTGGTATTGTTTCAACATGATCCCGATTCGATCTATTCGTGCATTGGCGAAGCTAGAAATGGGCTACTGGTATTTTAAGAATACAAATTTTAAGGCTAGAGAGCTGTACGTTCTACTGGGAAGACTGATGATTTACACCAGGTATGACAAGACACGAAACATGAAGTTTGCTGAAAAGCCCATTGCAAGGTTTCTGCCCGAGCCTCTTTCCATACTTGCAATACGATACTATGCATTAGTGCGACCATTTGAGTCTTTGTTGAGTTAAGTTATGTAGAAACTCACGACGCCAAAGCGGCCTCCATATATGACAAGGCAATGTTTGTTGTAGGAGGTCAGCTATTGACAACGGATGCTCCCTATCGGATTTTCCCAAGAGTGACTTATGAGAATATTCAAAAGTCATTGGTATTTCGGAATTATCGTCATATTTCCCACTACTTTaaggaaagaaatattgaagaagaaggagtaAGAGATTCATTCTTTGACATGCAAGCTGGTCATGCACGAAGTACGGCTTTGCTAATTTATGGTCGCACTTCCGACAATTTGAATAACTTGCCGGCGGATTTTTTCACAAACTTTTTTCGGGCAAGTTTTCGATGGCAAGAGCTGTTAGAAATCAAAGACAATAGTAGCGGTGGATTCATAATTGAGACCAGCAAGCCACAAAACAACATTGACCAattattggaaaaagcTGACGAGATAAAAACGATGCAACAACGTTTGGCGGTATGGAAAGCGAAAGAAGTGCAGACACAAGCACAAACTGAGACGCAGGACGGCGACACTTATGGAAACACCGATGTCGTCGAAAAAGAGACTCGTCGTGGGGAAGGAAAACAATGTCAAGAGCTGGATTTGAATTTGAACACGAACCAAGCAGCGGTTGCTGTTGTACCAAGGACCAGGACAACGACTGAGACTGGGACCGAAGAACAGCAAATACAAAGTAGCCCAAGTTTGTATGCATCACCATCACCATCTATGTGTCCATCTCAATCGACGATTCGACTTTGCGTGTATGCTTTATCAAAGTTTTATGGTAAGCCATCAAAGTTTCGTTCTATGGAGCAACTTCAGTCTGTCTATTTTTCGTATTTGAAACGTGTCAACTTGATCTCGGTACTTGCAACAGGTTCAGGGAAAtctctatcttttttattgccCGCCtttattgaaaagcaaaagcgGACTGGACTTATTACCGTCGTTCTGGTACCTCTCATCTCTCTACGGCAGGATATGGCACGAAGAGCAAACGAAGCGAAAACTCTGGTTTGTTCTAATGACTGGAAAGTATACAAGCGGACTCCGCCAGATTCATATAATCTACCGGACatgtttattctttcttatGACTCGGCATTGACGAACGAAGCACTGTGTTTTTTTGAGAGTCTTGCGGCCAATGGACGGCTGGCCCGCATTGTTATTGATGAGGCGCATAGTTTGTTGACAGATGGCGGTTGGAGGCACGTTTTGTGGAAAGCGTCAAGGTTGTCTGGAATTGCGGCGCCAATCATTCTTCTTAGCGCTACGTTTCCCCGTGAACTGGAGGCTCGTGCTAGCGAGACGTTTTGTACGCACTTTCAAGGAATCAAAACACTAACGGCTCGAAAAAacattcattatttattaaagcAGCTTGACAAGGAACAGTTTTTAAACGATCTCCGTGACTTGATGATAAGAGCTGGAGTTTTTGAGGGAAATGGCCGAGCAATTCTATTTTGCCggacaaagaaaaacgtGGAGGAATTGCAGGTCAAAATAAATTCTGCAGAAAGGATCGAAACTTGTGCCGTTTCGTATACAGGTGATATGGCAGAGGAAGAGCGACATACATGTTTTAATATGTTTACAGACTTGGAAAGCAACAACAATCGTATTATGGTGGCCACGAAAGCTTTTGGGCTTGGTATCGATTACCCGGAAGTGCGTCTTGTAATTCACTATGGGTCACCGTCTACGTCTATGGATTTTGCTCAGGAAACAGGTCGTGCTGGAAGGGATGGCAAGTTTTCGATTGCTTCTATGTTTTACAGCAAGTATGAAGTGTCTACGTCAGCGTATATTGACGTTAGGATGAAAAACTTCGTTGAGGACAAATCAATGTGCGTTCGGTCGTTTTTAGCAAGTGAGATGGATGATCAATGCAGTGGTTGTGACTTTTTGCCTGACTATGTCGTTTGTTCTCGATGTAACCCGGGATTACTggatgaaagagaaaaagagctGCTCTCTGTTGAGAAGGACAAGgtcaaagacaaagacaaagacaaGGAGACATTGACACCGACacggaagaagaagcttgCCAGTGGATCACCACCCACACCGCAAAGCGCTTGTTCTTCAGATGCTTTGTCTGCTGATTcaaaattgatgaattgcACAATCACAAAGGATAACGAAGAAAGTGGTGGTAGTTATGGTCGAGTCACCCCAGTAAGTTCGACAAGCAAGACAGATGTTTCGAGCAGCAAATCAGGTCATTCTGAAACAACTTTTTTCTCATCCCCAACACTATCGAAAAGCACTGATGCTAGAAAACGTTCGTTTCTAGAAACTCATGGCGATGTCGATGTCGATGGCGATGGCGATAGCTATGGCGATGGTGATGATTATAATTTGcacaagaagaatcaattGGGATATGATAACCGGTGCGAAGGTGTTAAAAGGCATTGGATGGCCAGTTTGTCAAAGACAAGTTTgttggaaaagtttttcagaGAATTTCGAAAAGAATGCATATCATGTTTTGTTGAACAAGGTGGAAACCGCTCTGTAATACACAAGAATACATGCCCTTTAGAGGTGAAAAGATGCTTTCGATGTCGACAAACTGATCACACGAGATTCAAGTGTCCGTATAAGTTTCAGTTTTCGGGAGCTTGTATGTATTGCGGATTAACGACATTTGAACATTTAGAAGAGGATTTTCCGTACAAGTCAAAGTGCAAATCGTGGGCTAGGGGAAAACTTGGCaaagttgctttttttgcttggagCAATGGGAATTATAAGCAAGCGATTGCTAATCAATTTCTAGAGGGAAATTTGGACgatcaaaatttttttaactttATTTGTCAGCCGAGTGGCACGACATCTGAATTTGTGAATGTTGTTTACTTTCTAGTGACTGATATTCTTGATGCTCTCTGAGAGATTGagactttttcatttcaagCATTGGCAAGACGATGACGATGATATGTAAGTCTTTGTCTGTTTATGGGAAGGAATATGTTTAAACATACAACAGAGTGGATCTAGAAAGTTTCAAAGACTTTATGAAACAACATCAAGTGTGTTGGTGATGATGTTTGtgaaaaaatatgaaataTTAAACTTGGTTGAACGATTTCAGTTTCTATAATGTCGTTAAATtgaatgatgaagaaggaaactGTTTCTTTACAACAAAAAACTAAGCAATCGTATTTAGAATGGGGTTAGAATAAATAGGAATCAGCTATGTTAGGTATAGAATAGAGAATGGAAGGatcttgaaataaaaaaacgaaaattgacttggatttattttcgtttgcacgtctaaaaataaaataactgtgttgttttttttgaatcgtTTGAAGGCTCAATTTTGctataaaattaaaattcatATATgtaaaaatgtaaaagaataagaGTAAACTAAAACTTGTTTGACTCGAGCAAGTCAAATATTCGTCGAGATATTCAAGTTTAAAATTCACATTTTGAAGTCTAAGTCGAAGTCCCAAGTACTAAGTAAAAAGTAGTAAGTCCCAAGTACTAAGTACTAAGTAATAAGTCTAAGTAGTAAATAGTAAGTAATACCCAAGTGAAAACGATGGCCAAGTAGAAACAAATCAGTTGatgaaaatttgttttcaatgatttctttttgttttttaaaagttattcttgttgtttttgaaaggCTTTTCTTGGCTCAATCTCGTAGGAAAACATTTCTtgatatatataaaaatagaaaagaatacaagTAAATTGATGTTTGTTTCATTCGATTTCGTCGAGTTTTCGTCGACTTATTCAACTTTGAACTTATTTGGTTGATCGAGAGAGCAGTAGCAGTGGTTTGAAAGGAAATTACTTTGAGTAATAAAGTCTGCTATAGTGTTATATAGGACAAGACATTGTTTGTAATATTACAGCAGCATACCATGCTTAATGATATGGTTCagtaaatgaaaagaaggagcaA
This window harbors:
- the tlh2 gene encoding RecQ type DNA helicase Tlh1, giving the protein MFVVGGQLLTTDAPYRIFPRVTYENIQKSLVFRNYRHISHYFKERNIEEEGVRDSFFDMQAGHARSTALLIYGRTSDNLNNLPADFFTNFFRASFRWQELLEIKDNSSGGFIIETSKPQNNIDQLLEKADEIKTMQQRLAVWKAKEVQTQAQTETQDGDTYGNTDVVEKETRRGEGKQCQELDLNLNTNQAAVAVVPRTRTTTETGTEEQQIQSSPSLYASPSPSMCPSQSTIRLCVYALSKFYGKPSKFRSMEQLQSVYFSYLKRVNLISVLATGSGKSLSFLLPAFIEKQKRTGLITVVLVPLISLRQDMARRANEAKTLVCSNDWKVYKRTPPDSYNLPDMFILSYDSALTNEALCFFESLAANGRLARIVIDEAHSLLTDGGWRHVLWKASRLSGIAAPIILLSATFPRELEARASETFCTHFQGIKTLTARKNIHYLLKQLDKEQFLNDLRDLMIRAGVFEGNGRAILFCRTKKNVEELQVKINSAERIETCAVSYTGDMAEEERHTCFNMFTDLESNNNRIMVATKAFGLGIDYPEVRLVIHYGSPSTSMDFAQETGRAGRDGKFSIASMFYSKYEVSTSAYIDVRMKNFVEDKSMCVRSFLASEMDDQCSGCDFLPDYVVCSRCNPGLLDEREKELLSVEKDKVKDKDKDKETLTPTRKKKLASGSPPTPQSACSSDALSADSKLMNCTITKDNEESGGSYGRVTPVSSTSKTDVSSSKSGHSETTFFSSPTLSKSTDARKRSFLETHGDVDVDGDGDSYGDGDDYNLHKKNQLGYDNRCEGVKRHWMASLSKTSLLEKFFREFRKECISCFVEQGGNRSVIHKNTCPLEVKRCFRCRQTDHTRFKCPYKFQFSGACMYCGLTTFEHLEEDFPYKSKCKSWARGKLGKVAFFAWSNGNYKQAIANQFLEGNLDDQNFFNFICQPSGTTSEFVNVVYFLVTDILDAL